One Arvicanthis niloticus isolate mArvNil1 chromosome 3, mArvNil1.pat.X, whole genome shotgun sequence DNA segment encodes these proteins:
- the Pabpn1 gene encoding polyadenylate-binding protein 2 isoform X2, giving the protein MEEEAEKLKELQNEVEKQMNMSPPPGNAGPVIMSLEEKMEADARSIYVGNVDYGATAEELEAHFHGCGSVNRVTILCDKFSGHPKGFAYIEFSDKESVRTSLALDESLFRGRQIKVIPKRTNRPGISTTDRGFPRARYRARTTNYNSSRSRFYSGFNSRPRGRIYRGRARATSWYSPY; this is encoded by the exons atggaggaagaggctgAGAAGCTAAAGGAGCTACAAAACGAGGTAGAGAAGCAGATGAATATGAGTCCACCCCCAGGCAATG ctGGCCCAGTGATCATGTCTCTTGAGGAGAAGATGGAGGCTGATGCCCGTTCTATCTACGTTGGCAAT GTGGACTATGGTGCAACAGCAGAAGAGCTGGAAGCCCATTTTCATGGCTGTGGTTCAGTCAACCGTGTTACTATACTCTGTGACAAATTTAGTGGCCATCCCAAAGG GTTTGCATATATAGAGTTCTCAGACAAAGAGTCAGTGAGGACGTCCCTGGCCTTAGATGAGTCCCTGTTTAGAGGAAGACAAATCAAG GTGATTCCCAAACGAACCAACAGACCAGGCATCAGCACAACAGACCGGGGTTTCCCGCGTGCCCGATACCGTGCCCGGACTACCAATTACAACAGCTCCCGATCTCGATTCTACAGTGGTTTTAACAGCAGGCCCCGGGGTCGAATCTACAG
- the Pabpn1 gene encoding polyadenylate-binding protein 2 isoform X1, translating into MAAAAAAAAAGAAGGRGSGPGRRRHLVPGAGGEAGEGDPGGAGDYGNGLESEELEPGELLPEPEPEEEPPRPRAPPGAPGPGPGSGAPGSQEEEEEPGLVEADPGDGAIEDPELEAIKARVREMEEEAEKLKELQNEVEKQMNMSPPPGNAGPVIMSLEEKMEADARSIYVGNVDYGATAEELEAHFHGCGSVNRVTILCDKFSGHPKGFAYIEFSDKESVRTSLALDESLFRGRQIKVIPKRTNRPGISTTDRGFPRARYRARTTNYNSSRSRFYSGFNSRPRGRIYRGRARATSWYSPY; encoded by the exons atggcggcggcggcggcggcagcagcagcggGGGCTGCGGGCGGTCGGGGCTCCGGGCCGGGGCGGCGGCGCCATCTTGTGCCCGGGGCCGGTGGGGAGGCCGGGGAGGGGGACCCGGGGGGCGCAGGGGACTACGGGAACGGCCTGGAGTCTGAGGAGCTGGAGCCTGGGGAGCTGCTGCCGGAGCCCGAGCCTGAAGAGGAGCCGCCCCGGCCCCGCGCCCCTCCGGGAGCTCCGGGCCCTGGGCCCGGCTCGGGAGCCCCCGGcagtcaggaggaggaggaagagccgGGACTGGTTGAGGCCGACCCCGGGGACGGCGCCATTGAGGACCCG GAGCTAGAAGCGATCAAAGCTCGAGTcagggagatggaggaagaggctgAGAAGCTAAAGGAGCTACAAAACGAGGTAGAGAAGCAGATGAATATGAGTCCACCCCCAGGCAATG ctGGCCCAGTGATCATGTCTCTTGAGGAGAAGATGGAGGCTGATGCCCGTTCTATCTACGTTGGCAAT GTGGACTATGGTGCAACAGCAGAAGAGCTGGAAGCCCATTTTCATGGCTGTGGTTCAGTCAACCGTGTTACTATACTCTGTGACAAATTTAGTGGCCATCCCAAAGG GTTTGCATATATAGAGTTCTCAGACAAAGAGTCAGTGAGGACGTCCCTGGCCTTAGATGAGTCCCTGTTTAGAGGAAGACAAATCAAG GTGATTCCCAAACGAACCAACAGACCAGGCATCAGCACAACAGACCGGGGTTTCCCGCGTGCCCGATACCGTGCCCGGACTACCAATTACAACAGCTCCCGATCTCGATTCTACAGTGGTTTTAACAGCAGGCCCCGGGGTCGAATCTACAG